One stretch of Thermoproteota archaeon DNA includes these proteins:
- a CDS encoding PPOX class F420-dependent oxidoreductase translates to MTSSKFLEDEKYINLETYKKDETPVKTPVWFVVDGEKLYVITRESTGKVKRLANNPKIKLAACSFSGNVHGDWFSGVATLIGGKEAENAVKLRKKKYGFKALLAGFMTKAKGELVVYSIVLE, encoded by the coding sequence ATTTCTAGAAGATGAGAAATACATCAATCTAGAGACATACAAAAAAGATGAAACTCCTGTGAAGACTCCCGTATGGTTTGTAGTAGATGGAGAAAAACTGTATGTAATCACAAGAGAATCTACTGGCAAGGTCAAGCGCTTGGCAAATAATCCGAAAATAAAATTAGCAGCATGCTCATTTAGTGGAAACGTTCATGGGGATTGGTTTTCTGGAGTTGCTACTTTAATTGGAGGAAAAGAAGCAGAAAATGCAGTAAAACTACGTAAGAAGAAATACGGATTCAAGGCATTATTGGCAGGATTTATGACAAAGGCAAAGGGCGAGCTTGTGGTTTATTCCATTGTGTTAGAGTAA
- a CDS encoding carboxypeptidase regulatory-like domain-containing protein: protein MKSVYLGLVLVAFVMLMPMASAQSSTMSVHAKASQSSFTTSTNPAIVGTVMDASKNRLSDVTISIASSKGVKTAKTDHNGSFLVKLDKISEIGIHKVTITASKQGFTSVSSSVNIDINNPVQILEPIQQIPTAIGDGITSNPVSKFILEQTEIMKNQAEQFSKSTNEEFINAQRMLAKQSLEKDLGRFASENLAYQPQNAFASFVKGVDESVQGIFWAQFDFTQQLTNQGKAAKEQVLKNGGTSYEATQAFQRKAISHREQIIAVNNQANIQFGNATESVQNQFDAKGKSLDRLYSNTME, encoded by the coding sequence ATGAAATCAGTCTATCTAGGTTTAGTGTTAGTTGCGTTTGTAATGCTAATGCCTATGGCTAGCGCTCAGAGCAGTACCATGTCAGTTCATGCTAAGGCCTCACAATCATCCTTCACTACAAGCACAAACCCAGCAATTGTAGGAACAGTCATGGATGCATCAAAAAACCGACTATCTGATGTTACAATCTCTATAGCTTCTTCTAAAGGAGTAAAGACAGCAAAAACTGATCATAATGGAAGTTTTCTTGTTAAACTAGACAAAATATCTGAGATTGGAATCCATAAAGTTACTATCACTGCATCTAAACAAGGGTTTACTTCGGTATCATCTTCGGTTAATATTGATATTAACAATCCCGTACAAATTCTAGAGCCAATACAGCAGATTCCTACTGCTATCGGAGATGGAATTACAAGCAATCCTGTATCAAAATTCATTTTAGAGCAAACAGAGATTATGAAAAACCAAGCAGAACAATTCTCAAAATCAACCAATGAAGAATTCATCAATGCCCAAAGAATGCTAGCAAAACAATCCTTGGAAAAAGATCTTGGACGATTTGCTTCTGAAAATCTTGCATACCAACCACAAAATGCATTTGCTAGTTTTGTTAAAGGAGTTGACGAATCAGTTCAGGGTATTTTTTGGGCCCAGTTTGATTTTACCCAACAATTAACAAACCAGGGCAAGGCTGCTAAAGAGCAAGTGCTAAAAAATGGAGGCACCAGTTATGAGGCAACTCAAGCATTCCAACGAAAGGCAATATCCCATCGAGAGCAAATTATTGCCGTAAATAATCAGGCCAACATACAATTTGGCAATGCAACAGAATCAGTTCAGAATCAATTTGATGCAAAGGGAAAGTCACTTGATAGGCTTTACTCTAACACAATGGAATAA
- a CDS encoding GHKL domain-containing protein, producing the protein MKINIKIVSLLIIQLSIIFFSYQIISNHISENINSDNNNISSVPQGINQVNESKFRQIEQFSSAYHKKIYDSQNLFLMFLSLNLLSFAGITVGIMHFMKADTSKQLKTEKLAIVGTLAARINHDLRNPLSIIKNSNEILKIELENNENPKVQEILDRMERSILRMNHQIEDVLNFVRPSILEKNLYSLCMIIQDSIERLDIPDEIVIKLPTNDQKILCDNEKLEIVFVNMISNAIHALKNKGRIQIRIDDSKKDFVIVEIEDDGPGMDSVTKNQIFDPLFTTKSHGTGLGLPSCKSIIENHGGSISVSSELGVGTTFKIKLPKNHE; encoded by the coding sequence TTGAAAATAAATATCAAAATTGTCTCATTATTGATTATTCAATTATCGATAATCTTCTTTAGCTATCAAATCATATCAAATCATATATCTGAAAACATAAATTCTGATAACAACAATATTTCTTCTGTTCCACAAGGTATTAACCAAGTTAATGAATCTAAATTTCGACAGATAGAACAGTTTTCCTCAGCATATCATAAAAAAATCTATGACTCTCAAAATCTATTTCTAATGTTTCTTTCATTGAATCTCCTATCCTTTGCTGGTATAACTGTAGGAATAATGCACTTCATGAAAGCTGATACCTCTAAACAATTAAAAACAGAAAAACTTGCCATAGTTGGAACTCTTGCAGCAAGAATAAACCATGATTTACGAAATCCTCTTTCAATCATTAAAAACTCCAATGAAATTTTAAAAATTGAATTAGAAAATAACGAAAATCCAAAAGTACAAGAAATTCTTGATAGAATGGAACGCTCAATACTAAGAATGAATCATCAGATTGAAGATGTTCTAAATTTTGTCAGACCATCAATTTTGGAAAAAAATCTTTATTCACTGTGTATGATAATACAAGATTCGATAGAACGCTTAGATATTCCTGATGAAATAGTAATTAAATTACCAACCAATGATCAAAAAATTCTTTGTGATAACGAAAAACTCGAAATTGTTTTTGTCAATATGATCTCAAATGCAATTCACGCATTAAAAAACAAAGGACGTATTCAAATACGAATAGATGACTCTAAAAAAGATTTTGTAATAGTAGAAATCGAAGATGACGGTCCTGGTATGGACTCTGTGACAAAAAATCAAATTTTTGACCCACTATTTACTACAAAAAGTCATGGAACAGGATTAGGCCTACCAAGTTGTAAATCCATAATTGAAAATCATGGAGGCTCAATCTCAGTTTCATCTGAATTAGGAGTTGGAACAACTTTCAAAATCAAACTTCCAAAAAATCATGAATGA
- a CDS encoding response regulator produces MATQVIVVEDDNDSREILSEYLEMKEIKVVAKAQNGKEAVEMYTKFQPEVVLLDIVMPGYDGFYALERIREFDNNAKVIFVTAATNATTQERLFKSDVDGIVFKPYEMDELMKAISIVKNGGKSIPKSVRSIVHG; encoded by the coding sequence ATGGCAACTCAGGTAATTGTAGTGGAAGATGATAATGACAGTAGAGAGATTCTTTCCGAATATCTTGAGATGAAGGAAATTAAAGTTGTAGCAAAAGCTCAAAACGGTAAAGAAGCAGTTGAAATGTATACAAAATTTCAACCCGAAGTAGTTTTACTAGATATTGTTATGCCCGGATATGATGGATTTTATGCATTGGAACGAATTAGAGAATTTGATAATAATGCCAAAGTAATTTTTGTTACTGCAGCAACTAATGCAACAACTCAAGAAAGACTCTTCAAATCTGATGTCGATGGAATAGTTTTCAAACCATATGAGATGGATGAATTAATGAAAGCAATCTCTATTGTGAAAAATGGTGGAAAAAGTATTCCAAAATCTGTACGATCAATTGTTCATGGTTAA
- a CDS encoding Lrp/AsnC family transcriptional regulator, whose translation MAIAYVLINCELGSEEDIIKQLKAISGVKETHGTFGAYDILVKLESDNVEKLRETITWNIRKIQNIRSTLTLMGVSGQE comes from the coding sequence TTGGCAATAGCTTATGTTTTGATTAACTGTGAGCTGGGTTCAGAGGAAGATATCATCAAGCAGTTAAAGGCAATATCAGGAGTAAAAGAAACGCATGGAACATTTGGTGCATATGATATTTTAGTAAAATTAGAATCCGATAATGTTGAAAAGCTAAGAGAGACAATTACTTGGAACATAAGAAAAATTCAAAACATTAGATCAACTCTTACATTAATGGGAGTTTCAGGGCAAGAATAG
- a CDS encoding Lrp/AsnC family transcriptional regulator, with amino-acid sequence MARAYVLLTGDIGAEKDIIAQLRTIENVKEVHGTLGLYDIILKVEADTEDKINKTITSKIRSMNKIHSTITLMRVEGGEEISQGADKLMGSILGKNKAQAYVILHTDKGQEFFVLRNLMRIPEVKEGDVIFGHYDVIGKIEAENHKDLERIITKFVRNLQNVRTSMTLNVISEQD; translated from the coding sequence ATGGCACGTGCATATGTTCTTTTGACTGGAGATATTGGTGCAGAAAAAGACATCATAGCCCAGCTTAGAACAATTGAAAACGTCAAAGAAGTTCACGGAACTTTAGGTCTTTACGATATAATTCTAAAAGTTGAAGCAGATACAGAAGACAAGATAAACAAGACTATAACATCAAAAATTCGTAGTATGAATAAAATTCATTCTACAATTACGTTGATGCGAGTAGAGGGTGGCGAAGAGATCTCTCAGGGTGCAGATAAATTGATGGGCTCTATCTTGGGCAAAAATAAAGCTCAAGCGTATGTCATACTACACACAGACAAAGGACAGGAGTTTTTTGTATTAAGAAATCTAATGAGAATTCCAGAAGTAAAAGAGGGAGATGTAATTTTTGGTCACTATGATGTCATAGGCAAGATAGAAGCAGAGAATCACAAAGATTTGGAAAGAATCATTACAAAGTTTGTTAGAAATTTGCAAAATGTTAGAACGTCAATGACATTAAACGTAATATCAGAACAAGATTAG
- a CDS encoding response regulator, whose translation MSCRAIIIDDDQDTVEVYEEYLKWKGIDVVGTGFDGKTAVSLYKIKKPDVVLLDVMMPDFDGFYALENIRKHDPNAKIVMATADKTRETRDRLYKMDANAIVYKPYEIDAVLKAIDSVLVGEKVYAEL comes from the coding sequence ATGTCATGTAGGGCAATTATCATTGATGATGATCAAGATACCGTAGAAGTATACGAAGAATATCTAAAATGGAAAGGAATTGATGTAGTTGGTACAGGTTTTGATGGAAAAACTGCAGTATCTCTATACAAAATAAAGAAACCTGACGTTGTACTTTTGGATGTTATGATGCCTGATTTTGACGGATTTTATGCTCTAGAGAATATTAGAAAACATGATCCAAATGCCAAAATTGTAATGGCTACGGCAGATAAGACAAGAGAGACGCGCGATAGACTATACAAAATGGATGCAAATGCAATTGTTTACAAACCATATGAGATAGACGCAGTACTCAAAGCAATTGACAGTGTGCTAGTTGGCGAAAAAGTGTATGCTGAATTATAA
- a CDS encoding translation initiation factor IF-2 — MTIRQPIVAVLGHVDSGKTSLLDKIRGTGVQGREAGGITQHIGASFLPQETIKKRCGPLYEKLSKVETQIPGVLVIDTPGHEVFTNLRARGGSAADIAILVVDVNRGFQPQTNESLKILQTRKVPFVVALNKVDQISGWRKSDTAFITKSIKEQDASIQADLDQKIYDVVGTLSILGYQSEAFYRVTDFSKEISIVPMSARSGVGIPELLAVLVGLTQQYLKKKLDQTQKSTRGIVLEVNDEVGLGVTANMILIDGSMKKGDTILVAKRDSVIVTKPKAILLPKPLDEMRDPRDKFKPVDSVQAAAGIKIASPDLEGVLPGSTVYVATKPSEIEDLKKAIESEMKSVFIETETDGVIVKCDTIGSLEAITEMLRRQQIPISKADIGPVNRRDIMEAKAIKENERHLGVILAFNVKTLPDAQEESENHHIKIFNDQVIYSLIDNYTAWVEQDTLHEEDAIFSEITPIAKFTFLKGFIFRNNDPAVFGIRVDAGTLRQKVNFMNESGKKIGQVHQLQEDKKTVQSVKQGAEVACSVQGVTIGRQIHEEDVYYSLPHSHEAKQLLKQFSHKLSSEEFEILNQIVEIQRKIDPAYGY, encoded by the coding sequence TTGACAATAAGACAACCAATTGTGGCCGTACTGGGTCATGTAGATTCTGGTAAGACATCTTTATTAGATAAAATTCGTGGAACTGGTGTTCAAGGCAGAGAAGCTGGAGGTATCACTCAACACATTGGTGCAAGCTTTCTTCCACAAGAAACAATCAAGAAACGATGTGGTCCACTATATGAAAAATTAAGCAAAGTAGAAACCCAAATTCCTGGAGTGCTGGTTATTGATACACCTGGACACGAAGTATTTACGAATCTTAGAGCACGTGGTGGCTCTGCAGCAGATATTGCAATTTTAGTAGTTGATGTTAATCGAGGATTCCAACCACAAACAAATGAGAGCCTCAAAATTCTTCAAACCCGTAAGGTACCATTTGTAGTGGCACTAAACAAAGTTGATCAAATTTCTGGATGGCGAAAGAGCGATACTGCATTTATCACAAAGTCAATTAAAGAACAAGACGCTTCGATTCAAGCCGATCTTGATCAGAAGATTTACGATGTAGTAGGAACTCTCTCGATTTTAGGATACCAGTCAGAGGCATTTTACAGAGTTACGGACTTTTCAAAAGAGATCTCCATTGTTCCAATGAGTGCCCGAAGTGGTGTAGGAATTCCAGAATTACTTGCTGTATTGGTAGGACTCACCCAACAATATCTAAAGAAAAAACTTGATCAAACTCAAAAATCAACCCGTGGTATCGTACTAGAAGTCAATGATGAAGTGGGATTGGGTGTTACTGCAAATATGATACTAATTGATGGTTCCATGAAAAAAGGTGACACAATCCTTGTTGCAAAACGAGATTCTGTAATTGTTACAAAACCAAAAGCAATTCTTTTACCAAAACCACTTGATGAGATGCGGGATCCTAGAGACAAATTCAAACCAGTAGATTCTGTTCAAGCAGCAGCTGGAATTAAAATTGCATCCCCTGATCTTGAAGGTGTATTGCCTGGCAGTACAGTTTATGTTGCAACAAAACCATCTGAGATAGAAGATCTCAAAAAAGCAATTGAGTCTGAAATGAAATCTGTATTTATCGAAACGGAAACTGACGGTGTGATTGTAAAATGTGATACAATAGGTTCCTTAGAGGCAATTACTGAAATGCTTCGCAGACAACAAATTCCAATTTCCAAAGCAGACATTGGACCAGTTAATCGACGTGACATCATGGAGGCAAAAGCCATCAAAGAAAATGAGAGACATCTTGGAGTAATTTTGGCATTTAATGTTAAAACACTACCCGATGCACAGGAAGAATCTGAAAATCATCATATCAAAATTTTCAATGATCAAGTAATTTACAGCCTAATTGATAATTACACAGCATGGGTTGAACAAGACACACTTCATGAAGAAGATGCTATATTCTCCGAAATAACACCAATTGCAAAATTTACTTTTCTTAAAGGCTTTATCTTTAGAAATAATGATCCTGCAGTATTTGGAATACGTGTTGATGCAGGAACACTTCGACAGAAGGTAAATTTCATGAATGAATCAGGAAAAAAAATTGGCCAGGTACATCAGCTACAAGAAGACAAAAAAACTGTCCAGTCAGTCAAACAGGGAGCAGAGGTGGCTTGCTCTGTCCAAGGAGTTACAATTGGAAGACAAATTCACGAAGAAGACGTATACTATTCTCTACCGCATTCTCATGAAGCAAAGCAACTTCTCAAACAATTCTCACACAAGCTATCTTCTGAGGAATTTGAAATACTAAACCAAATAGTAGAGATTCAACGCAAAATTGACCCTGCTTATGGGTACTAA